Part of the Thermoanaerobaculia bacterium genome is shown below.
TCGTGAAACCCGCGTCCTCGCCCCTATCTGCGGGGCGCGTCCGCGAAACCTCACCCCCCTGCCCCCTCTCCATGTGGAGAGGGCGTGAGAGAAGAGTCCCAATCCCGTCATTGTTTAGAACGGCTAGATTCTTCGTCGCTTGCTTCTCAGAATGACAGGGTCAACTTATGACAGGTGAGTCCGCTCTACCCTCTCCACATGGAGAGGGGTCGCCGTGAGGCGGGGGTGAGGTTTCGCCGGAGCACCGACGAATACGGCAGGGAAGAATCGGCCGTGACACCTTCGACGAGATGAAAAAGGTCCTCATCACCGGCGGGGGCGGGATGCTCGCCCGCGATCTGCGCGCGGCGCTCGGCCGCCGGAATGACGTCCAGGTCGTCGCGCCGACCCGTGTCCAGCTCGACGTGACGAACGCCGGGCACGTGCGCGGCGTGATCGCGAGCTTCCGGCCGGACGTCGTCTTCCACTGCGCCGCGTTCACGAAGGTCGACCTCTGCGAGACCGACCCGCGGGCGCAAGCGGTCAACGCCGACGCGGTCGCGACACTCGCGGAGTCCTGCGCCAAGAGCGGGGCGAAGCTCGTCCACGTCTCGACCGACTTCGTCTTCGACGGCACGAAACGATCCCCCTACGTCGAGGACGATCCGGCGGCGCCGCTCTCCGCCTATGGCCGAACCAAGCTTGAAGGTGAGCAGCATGCGCTCGAAGCGCCGGGAGCGCTGGTCGTCCGAGCATCGTGGCTCTTCGGCAACGGCGGGCCGAACTTCGTCGAGGCG
Proteins encoded:
- the rfbD gene encoding dTDP-4-dehydrorhamnose reductase gives rise to the protein MKKVLITGGGGMLARDLRAALGRRNDVQVVAPTRVQLDVTNAGHVRGVIASFRPDVVFHCAAFTKVDLCETDPRAQAVNADAVATLAESCAKSGAKLVHVSTDFVFDGTKRSPYVEDDPAAPLSAYGRTKLEGEQHALEAPGALVVRASWLFGNGGPNFVEAMLKQAEDGKKEVRVVADQVGRPTATTDLAEALVTLAGAGAAGIVHYANRGEVTWNEFAREIYRLAGFDGIDVRPITSAELARPAARPAYSVLSTGKFERLTGETPRDFREPLAEYLQRRGTSLSGNI